The Austwickia sp. genome includes a region encoding these proteins:
- a CDS encoding malate dehydrogenase — MSKSPVKVAVTGAAGQIGYSLLFRIASGALLGADQPVELRLLEITPALKALEGTVMELNDCAFPTLAGVEIGDDPNVIFDGANLALLVGARPRTKGMERGDLLSANGAIFTGQGKALNDHAASDIRIGVTGNPANTNALIAMSNAPDIPKERFSALTRLDHNRAISQLSAKLGVPVTEITKMTIWGNHSATQYPDLFHAEVGGKNAYEAVGDQSWYENDFIPTVAKRGAAIIEARGASSAASAASATIDAARDWLQGSPKGDWLSMAVVSDGSYGVPEGIISSFPVTTKNGDWEIVQGLEIDPFSRGKIDASVAELVEERDAVKELGLIK; from the coding sequence GTGAGCAAGTCCCCCGTCAAGGTCGCCGTGACCGGCGCCGCCGGTCAGATCGGCTACAGCCTCCTGTTCCGCATCGCGAGTGGCGCGCTGCTCGGGGCCGACCAGCCCGTCGAGCTGCGTCTCCTGGAGATCACGCCGGCCCTCAAGGCGCTCGAGGGCACCGTCATGGAGCTCAACGACTGCGCCTTCCCGACGCTGGCCGGCGTCGAGATCGGCGACGACCCCAACGTCATCTTCGACGGCGCGAACCTCGCCCTCCTCGTCGGCGCCCGTCCCCGCACCAAGGGCATGGAGCGCGGCGACCTGCTCTCCGCGAACGGCGCGATCTTCACCGGCCAGGGCAAGGCCCTGAACGACCACGCGGCCAGCGACATCCGCATCGGCGTCACCGGCAACCCGGCCAACACCAACGCCCTCATCGCGATGAGCAACGCCCCCGACATCCCCAAGGAGCGGTTCTCCGCGCTGACCCGCCTGGACCACAACCGGGCCATCAGCCAGCTCTCCGCTAAGCTCGGCGTACCGGTCACCGAGATCACCAAGATGACGATCTGGGGCAACCACTCCGCGACGCAGTACCCGGACCTCTTCCACGCCGAGGTCGGCGGCAAGAACGCCTACGAGGCCGTGGGCGACCAGTCCTGGTACGAGAACGACTTCATCCCCACCGTCGCCAAGCGCGGCGCGGCGATCATCGAGGCGCGCGGCGCCTCCTCGGCGGCCTCCGCGGCGAGCGCCACCATCGACGCGGCCCGCGACTGGCTGCAGGGCTCCCCCAAGGGCGACTGGCTCTCGATGGCGGTCGTGTCGGACGGCTCGTACGGCGTACCCGAGGGCATCATCAGCTCCTTCCCCGTCACCACCAAGAACGGTGACTGGGAGATCGTCCAGGGCCTGGAGATCGACCCGTTCAGCCGCGGCAAGATCGACGCCTCCGTCGCCGAGCTCGTCGAAGAGCGCGACGCGGTCAAGGAGCTCGGGCTCATCAAGTAA
- a CDS encoding DUF3017 domain-containing protein, with protein MTGERPHRHVLGAWWAPAGVVTAGFLVVLVGNRALVGGLVMGAGFLLAALLRLVLPEDRAGGLVVRSRALDLLALLGLAVAVVVAFALVDWASRG; from the coding sequence GTGACGGGGGAGCGGCCGCACCGGCACGTGCTGGGCGCCTGGTGGGCACCCGCCGGGGTGGTGACGGCGGGGTTTCTCGTCGTGCTCGTCGGCAACCGCGCGCTGGTCGGCGGTCTCGTGATGGGCGCGGGTTTCCTGCTCGCGGCCCTCTTGCGGCTGGTGCTGCCCGAGGACCGGGCCGGGGGGCTGGTGGTCCGCTCGCGGGCGCTGGACCTGCTCGCGCTGCTCGGCCTCGCGGTCGCCGTGGTCGTCGCGTTCGCCCTCGTGGACTGGGCCTCCCGCGGCTAG
- a CDS encoding bifunctional methylenetetrahydrofolate dehydrogenase/methenyltetrahydrofolate cyclohydrolase, translating to MSAQILDGKATLATIKQELAARVAALAAAGATSGLGTILVGDDPASRWYVGAKHRDCAEVGITSIQRELPATATQREAEDVIDELNADSTCSGFLVQQPTGLDEFALLSRVDPAKDIDGLHPHNLGCLVLGKPAPLPCTPYGIVELLRRYDVPINGADVVVLGRGLTVGRPLGLLLTRKSENATVTLCHTGTRDLAAHVRRADIVVAAAGVPGIVTADMVKPGAALLDVGVSRVDGKVAGDVAPDCAAVAGWIAPNPGGVGPMTRAMLLRNVVDAAERRAGLA from the coding sequence ATGAGCGCCCAGATTCTCGACGGCAAGGCCACCCTCGCGACGATCAAACAGGAGCTGGCCGCGCGCGTGGCGGCCCTCGCCGCCGCGGGAGCCACCTCGGGCCTGGGGACGATCCTCGTGGGGGACGACCCGGCGAGTCGCTGGTACGTCGGGGCCAAGCACCGCGACTGCGCCGAGGTCGGCATCACGAGCATCCAGCGGGAGCTGCCCGCCACCGCGACGCAACGCGAGGCCGAGGACGTCATCGACGAGCTCAACGCGGACTCGACCTGCTCGGGCTTCCTCGTCCAGCAGCCCACGGGGCTCGACGAATTCGCGTTGTTGTCGCGGGTCGACCCCGCCAAGGACATCGACGGGCTGCATCCGCACAACCTGGGCTGCCTGGTGTTGGGGAAGCCGGCGCCGCTGCCGTGTACGCCGTACGGGATCGTGGAGCTGCTGCGCCGGTACGACGTGCCGATCAACGGCGCCGACGTGGTCGTGCTGGGCCGCGGGTTGACGGTGGGCCGCCCACTCGGCCTGCTCCTGACCCGCAAGTCGGAGAACGCCACGGTCACGCTGTGCCACACCGGTACTCGCGATCTCGCCGCGCACGTGCGCCGCGCGGACATCGTGGTCGCGGCGGCCGGCGTGCCCGGCATCGTCACCGCCGACATGGTCAAGCCCGGCGCCGCCCTCCTCGACGTCGGGGTCTCCCGCGTCGACGGCAAGGTCGCCGGGGACGTGGCGCCCGACTGCGCCGCGGTCGCCGGCTGGATCGCCCCCAACCCGGGGGGAGTGGGGCCGATGACGCGGGCGATGCTGCTGCGCAATGTGGTCGACGCGGCCGAGCGGCGGGCCGGACTCGCCTGA